One region of Streptomyces sp. NBC_00271 genomic DNA includes:
- a CDS encoding polyprenyl synthetase family protein: MTVVDITPAYSSLLVWEDEIAAAVRSFISRLGDSCPSVADVVVRLIDTDFTKASVFRLLPFPVLSGLGGDTIRALPVAVASRIWWTGAEVFDDLADGQYDDAATGVSAAQAAVGSAACVGVIPLAVLDHWELSPSLRTHWSRELVKSSLHAAEGQLSDVSSASAALSWATVMRGYAGKCGAPYARDAAMAAHLAGASDEMVRGWRAFGQLFGVMRQLANDRGADSAEVDEDLVNGTQTLLLAHAFETAGGATELEELTSLRVAAQSDVTARVAFGERLSAPGIATTYNRRIDRIHRHLCALLEALAPASGDRALLRWMLNTSVEAAHLHGVEGAA; the protein is encoded by the coding sequence ATGACGGTCGTCGACATAACTCCGGCGTACAGCAGCCTACTGGTCTGGGAGGACGAAATCGCGGCGGCCGTTCGATCTTTCATTAGCCGACTCGGTGACTCATGCCCGTCCGTCGCAGACGTGGTCGTGAGACTCATCGACACCGATTTCACAAAGGCCAGCGTGTTTCGCCTCCTGCCCTTTCCTGTCCTGTCCGGTCTGGGCGGGGACACCATCCGTGCCCTGCCGGTGGCGGTTGCCTCGCGGATCTGGTGGACCGGGGCAGAAGTCTTCGATGACTTGGCTGACGGCCAGTATGACGACGCTGCTACTGGAGTGTCCGCCGCCCAAGCAGCTGTCGGCAGTGCTGCGTGTGTGGGCGTGATTCCCTTGGCAGTGCTCGACCACTGGGAACTGTCGCCCAGTCTCAGGACTCACTGGTCGCGGGAGCTCGTAAAGAGTTCACTCCATGCCGCCGAGGGCCAACTGTCGGACGTCTCCTCAGCCTCCGCAGCCCTCTCCTGGGCCACGGTGATGAGGGGATATGCGGGCAAGTGCGGAGCGCCGTACGCCAGAGACGCAGCCATGGCTGCACACTTGGCCGGCGCATCCGATGAGATGGTCCGTGGATGGCGCGCCTTCGGGCAGCTCTTCGGAGTGATGCGCCAGTTGGCCAATGACCGGGGAGCGGATTCGGCCGAGGTGGACGAGGACCTCGTCAACGGCACCCAGACATTGCTGCTCGCCCACGCATTCGAGACGGCCGGGGGAGCCACAGAGTTGGAGGAGCTCACGTCGCTCCGCGTTGCGGCTCAAAGCGACGTGACCGCACGCGTGGCCTTCGGGGAGCGGCTCAGCGCTCCGGGCATAGCGACCACCTACAACCGGCGCATAGACAGGATCCACCGGCATCTGTGCGCCCTGCTGGAAGCCTTGGCCCCAGCGTCGGGGGATAGGGCCCTGCTCAGGTGGATGCTGAACACCTCCGTGGAGGCGGCGCATCTGCACGGTGTGGAGGGTGCGGCATGA